From a region of the Paenibacillus sp. R14(2021) genome:
- the cysC gene encoding adenylyl-sulfate kinase, whose protein sequence is MNNSYGSVIWFTGLSGAGKTTTARAAEQKLRERGRQVELLDGDELRAILSKGLGFSMEDRFENVRRIAYVANLLSRNGIDVLVSAISPYRAMRAYAKEQIPGYIEVYVKCPLHVCEMRDVKGLYAKARSGEIAHFTGISDPYEEPEQPSVTLCTSSASLDENVAALMAYLDQKGVRPHGRPGKDVV, encoded by the coding sequence ATGAACAACAGCTATGGCTCGGTCATTTGGTTCACGGGCTTGTCCGGCGCCGGGAAGACAACGACGGCGAGGGCCGCCGAGCAGAAGCTTCGCGAACGCGGCCGGCAGGTGGAGCTGCTGGACGGCGACGAGCTTAGAGCCATTCTAAGCAAGGGTCTGGGCTTCAGCATGGAGGACCGTTTCGAGAACGTGAGGCGGATCGCCTACGTGGCCAATCTGCTCTCGCGCAATGGAATTGACGTGCTGGTGTCGGCGATCAGCCCCTACCGCGCGATGAGGGCGTATGCGAAAGAGCAGATACCGGGCTATATCGAGGTATACGTGAAATGCCCGCTTCATGTTTGCGAAATGCGGGATGTAAAAGGGCTTTATGCTAAGGCTCGTTCCGGCGAAATCGCCCATTTCACGGGAATATCGGATCCTTACGAGGAGCCGGAGCAGCCTTCCGTAACACTGTGTACATCCAGCGCTTCGCTCGACGAGAACGTGGCGGCCCTCATGGCCTACCTGGACCAGAAGGGGGTTCGTCCGCACGGACGGCCCGGGAAGGACGTGGTCTAG
- a CDS encoding AraC family transcriptional regulator, producing MKEDILSSNRFMKVEFPFWITRTVQGDVSEHGHEFVELVYVVRGRGLHLFRGSRYEVQAGDVFIINPGETHAYEALRGEQMEIVNCLFMPSFIPDALLTELEITNSMDYFYVHPFLTHEIRFNHHLNLHGQDAAQVLALLENMIREINARSIGHTTLIRLQLIELLVLLSRFYTLMQQHRSHPSPRQLDREMTAKRIYGYLERNYEKKITLQSLSMLFNASMRQLNRLMREEYSCSVFDALHQVRIERAKHLLLETDEKVIVVATMVGYEDQSFFNRLFVRHVGCSPSRFRSTG from the coding sequence ATGAAAGAAGATATTTTGAGCAGTAACCGGTTTATGAAGGTCGAATTCCCGTTCTGGATTACGCGGACCGTGCAGGGCGACGTCAGCGAGCATGGCCATGAATTCGTCGAGCTCGTCTATGTCGTACGCGGCAGGGGTCTGCATCTCTTCCGGGGTTCCCGTTACGAAGTGCAGGCGGGCGATGTGTTCATCATTAACCCCGGGGAAACGCATGCTTACGAAGCGCTGAGGGGCGAGCAGATGGAAATCGTCAACTGCTTGTTCATGCCTTCCTTCATTCCCGACGCGCTGCTAACGGAGCTTGAAATTACGAATTCCATGGATTATTTCTACGTCCATCCCTTCCTGACGCATGAGATCCGTTTCAACCATCACCTCAATTTGCATGGCCAGGATGCGGCGCAGGTGCTTGCGCTTCTGGAGAATATGATTCGCGAGATCAATGCCCGCTCTATCGGCCATACGACGCTGATCCGGCTGCAGCTGATCGAGCTGCTCGTTCTGCTCTCCCGCTTCTACACGCTGATGCAGCAGCATCGGTCGCATCCTTCGCCCAGGCAGCTGGATCGGGAAATGACCGCCAAACGGATCTACGGGTACTTGGAGCGGAATTACGAGAAGAAGATTACGCTGCAATCATTGTCGATGCTGTTTAATGCCAGCATGCGGCAGCTGAACCGGCTTATGCGGGAGGAATACAGTTGCAGCGTCTTCGACGCGCTGCATCAGGTCAGGATCGAGCGCGCCAAGCATTTGCTGCTGGAAACGGACGAGAAGGTCATCGTCGTGGCGACGATGGTCGGTTATGAGGATCAATCCTTCTTCAATCGGCTATTCGTCCGCCATGTCGGCTGCTCGCCGAGCCGGTTCCGATCAACAGGGTGA
- a CDS encoding sulfatase translates to MSAKKPNLILFGIDSLRRDHMSGYGYSKMTTPFIDKLASEGVLFEQHFSPSIPTTPAYASMLTGMDVFGTDVVALRHQGPLGAHVKTLAEVLEENGYNTTCVGFTGNPSARGFQTYLNYESWQPDQESGKAPKAENLNRVAIPELERLAAEDKPFFLFLRHMDPHSPYLPPEPFERIFYGKDEKDPANTSMEPVYGFKPFADYLKSWIPEGVTDHEYVSAQYDGSIAYMDVCMQSLFTKLADMGIEEETLIVITSDHGETLYEHDCFFDHHGLYDCTLVVPLILKFPGRVPAGKRIENVSVISDIMPTVLDLLDIETGIAYDGRNLTALIHGDAKPDSSLSELYITECTWMRKHGWRTPEWKLICALEPDFHGKPEIELYNLIRDPGENVNVAEQEPEVVAFLQQRMLAYIAERESEVDRTNPIYTNTNWHGQNRQFTSSEDAYESLYIGSIINARSLQAKDKAKEAQIDDEINIEKEKETANND, encoded by the coding sequence ATGTCCGCCAAGAAACCGAACCTGATTCTGTTTGGCATTGACAGCCTGCGCCGCGACCATATGAGCGGCTACGGCTACAGCAAGATGACGACGCCGTTTATCGATAAACTCGCTTCCGAAGGCGTGCTGTTCGAGCAGCACTTCAGCCCCAGCATTCCGACGACGCCGGCTTATGCATCCATGCTTACCGGCATGGACGTGTTCGGCACGGATGTGGTCGCGCTGCGCCATCAAGGCCCGCTCGGCGCACATGTGAAGACGCTTGCCGAGGTGCTGGAAGAGAACGGCTATAACACGACCTGCGTGGGCTTTACGGGCAATCCCTCAGCCCGCGGCTTCCAAACCTACTTGAACTACGAATCGTGGCAGCCGGACCAAGAGAGCGGGAAGGCGCCGAAGGCGGAGAACCTGAACCGCGTCGCGATTCCTGAGCTGGAGCGGCTTGCGGCGGAGGATAAGCCGTTCTTCTTGTTTCTGCGTCATATGGATCCGCATTCCCCTTACCTGCCGCCGGAGCCGTTCGAGCGGATTTTCTACGGCAAGGACGAGAAGGACCCGGCGAACACGTCGATGGAGCCGGTCTACGGCTTCAAGCCGTTCGCTGATTACTTGAAATCGTGGATTCCCGAAGGCGTGACGGATCATGAATACGTATCCGCGCAGTATGACGGTTCGATCGCTTACATGGACGTATGCATGCAGTCGTTGTTCACGAAGCTGGCCGATATGGGCATTGAAGAGGAGACGCTGATCGTCATTACGTCCGATCATGGCGAGACGCTCTATGAGCATGACTGCTTCTTCGACCACCATGGTCTCTATGACTGCACCTTGGTCGTGCCGCTGATCTTGAAATTTCCGGGCCGCGTTCCAGCTGGCAAACGGATCGAGAACGTCAGCGTCATCTCCGACATTATGCCGACCGTGCTGGATCTGCTCGATATCGAAACAGGCATCGCGTATGACGGACGGAACTTGACGGCGCTCATACATGGAGATGCCAAGCCGGACAGCAGCTTAAGCGAGCTGTATATTACGGAATGTACCTGGATGCGCAAGCACGGCTGGCGGACGCCGGAGTGGAAGCTGATCTGCGCGCTGGAGCCGGATTTCCACGGCAAGCCGGAGATCGAGCTGTACAATCTCATCCGGGATCCGGGCGAGAACGTCAACGTCGCCGAGCAGGAGCCGGAGGTCGTCGCATTCCTCCAGCAGCGTATGCTTGCCTATATCGCCGAGCGCGAGAGCGAAGTGGACCGCACGAATCCGATCTACACGAACACGAATTGGCATGGGCAGAACAGGCAGTTTACCTCGTCCGAGGATGCTTACGAATCGCTTTATATCGGCTCTATCATCAATGCGCGTTCGCTTCAAGCCAAGGACAAGGCGAAGGAAGCGCAGATAGATGATGAAATAAATATAGAAAAAGAAAAAGAGACGGCAAACAATGATTAG
- a CDS encoding sulfatase-like hydrolase/transferase has product MTERKPNILLITADQLRYDCIGSSGVYPVQTPHLDRLAAESIVFAEAYSHIPVCSPARQSMLHGRRPESFGALWNYNAFLPVGYLQPEQYTWTAQLAENGYTSAFLGKWGVNPVHDPTSFGYAYYISESDYEAFRKSRYPNVTYMNGYFGERSPVPLEDAQTHWFAERAIETMHALNEGGEPWHMALHFSDPHLPCRPSGRFADLYAPGDIPEWAGFRESFANKPHIQRQQLLSWGIEHYEWADWAPVAARYYGMISQLDEAVGSVLDALRQLKSAAHTVVIFTADHGDMCGSHRMMDKHYVLYDDVVHVPFMIRQPGGRGTGAASSRFVYNLLDLGPTLLELAGLPSDASRFHGSSLVPLLENAEPLEWRDSVVATYNGQQFGLFTQRMLRTDAWKYVWNLTDLDELYDLRQDPAELVNLIGNGAHTELLADLRKRLYDQLRADGDPAVDNEWTRRQLLGGAIADRRA; this is encoded by the coding sequence TTGACCGAACGAAAGCCTAATATTCTGCTCATTACAGCAGATCAGCTTCGCTACGATTGCATTGGCAGCAGCGGCGTATACCCGGTGCAGACGCCCCATCTCGACCGGCTCGCAGCCGAGAGCATCGTATTCGCTGAGGCGTATTCCCACATCCCAGTATGCAGTCCGGCTCGGCAGTCGATGCTGCATGGACGACGTCCAGAGTCGTTCGGGGCGCTGTGGAACTACAATGCGTTCCTTCCGGTAGGGTACTTGCAGCCGGAGCAGTATACATGGACAGCGCAGCTTGCCGAGAATGGCTATACATCCGCCTTCCTTGGAAAATGGGGCGTGAATCCCGTACATGATCCAACGTCGTTCGGCTATGCTTACTATATCAGTGAAAGCGACTATGAAGCCTTCCGGAAGAGCCGCTATCCGAATGTGACCTATATGAACGGCTATTTCGGCGAACGAAGTCCGGTACCGCTCGAGGATGCACAGACGCACTGGTTCGCGGAGCGGGCGATCGAAACGATGCATGCACTGAATGAAGGCGGCGAACCGTGGCATATGGCGCTGCATTTTTCCGATCCGCACCTGCCTTGCCGGCCTTCCGGCAGGTTTGCCGATTTGTATGCCCCGGGAGACATTCCGGAATGGGCCGGCTTCCGCGAAAGCTTCGCGAATAAGCCGCATATTCAGCGGCAGCAGCTGCTCAGCTGGGGCATCGAGCATTACGAATGGGCGGATTGGGCGCCGGTCGCTGCCCGATATTATGGAATGATCAGCCAGCTGGACGAGGCCGTCGGCAGCGTGCTTGACGCGCTCCGGCAGCTGAAATCGGCAGCGCATACGGTCGTTATATTCACGGCCGATCACGGCGATATGTGCGGCTCCCACCGAATGATGGATAAGCATTACGTTCTGTACGACGATGTCGTGCATGTGCCGTTCATGATTCGACAGCCCGGCGGCAGGGGAACGGGGGCTGCATCGTCCCGATTCGTATATAATTTGCTGGACTTGGGCCCTACCCTATTGGAACTGGCGGGGCTGCCCAGTGATGCTAGCCGATTCCATGGATCCTCGCTCGTGCCGCTGCTTGAGAATGCTGAACCCTTGGAGTGGAGAGATTCCGTCGTTGCCACCTATAACGGCCAGCAGTTCGGCTTGTTTACGCAGCGCATGCTGCGGACCGATGCTTGGAAATACGTTTGGAATTTGACCGATCTGGATGAGCTGTACGATCTACGGCAAGATCCGGCTGAGCTTGTGAATTTGATCGGGAATGGCGCGCATACCGAGCTGCTGGCCGATCTGCGGAAACGATTGTACGATCAGCTTCGGGCGGATGGAGATCCGGCAGTCGATAACGAATGGACAAGACGCCAATTGCTGGGCGGCGCGATAGCTGATCGGCGCGCGTGA
- a CDS encoding sugar phosphate isomerase/epimerase — MISIGVNSVLFKNYDFAQAARLIAACGYDGVEISAIQGMCEHLDLSRWESQKDELQAIVREHGLKFLSMEVASLSEERLIPAFRAAAAIGIPIVNVGPGGKSGVDEDLDASIESLARMSELAASHGVTLCVKAHVGSAIYNTPTTLAAMERIGSPAFGIDMDPSHIHRSGENAEEALPAVLSRVKHIHIRDCKGRAQGPGPIQLQACGRGDIDLFGYCTAMVEGGYNGPVVLEVIGVTPEHAVEDVTAVAAESYGYLNACLKKLGAR, encoded by the coding sequence ATGATATCCATTGGCGTCAATTCGGTCTTGTTCAAGAACTATGATTTCGCCCAAGCTGCTCGCCTGATCGCGGCCTGCGGCTATGACGGCGTTGAAATATCCGCGATTCAAGGCATGTGCGAGCACTTGGACCTCAGCCGCTGGGAATCGCAGAAGGATGAACTGCAGGCGATCGTGCGGGAGCACGGCTTGAAGTTTCTGTCCATGGAAGTCGCCTCGCTTAGCGAGGAACGCTTGATTCCGGCCTTTCGGGCGGCCGCTGCAATCGGTATTCCTATCGTAAACGTCGGGCCAGGCGGCAAATCCGGCGTTGATGAAGATCTTGACGCCTCCATCGAGAGCCTGGCGCGCATGTCTGAGCTGGCGGCAAGCCATGGCGTGACGCTGTGCGTGAAGGCGCATGTCGGCAGCGCCATCTACAACACGCCGACGACGCTTGCGGCGATGGAGCGAATCGGCTCCCCGGCGTTTGGCATCGACATGGATCCGAGCCATATTCACCGCTCCGGCGAGAACGCCGAAGAAGCGCTGCCGGCCGTCCTCAGCCGCGTGAAGCATATTCATATCCGCGACTGCAAAGGACGCGCGCAAGGCCCGGGTCCCATTCAGCTGCAGGCCTGCGGCCGAGGCGATATCGACCTGTTCGGCTACTGCACGGCCATGGTCGAAGGCGGCTATAACGGCCCCGTCGTACTTGAAGTGATCGGCGTGACGCCGGAGCATGCCGTCGAGGACGTGACGGCCGTTGCCGCCGAATCGTACGGCTATCTGAACGCCTGCCTCAAAAAACTAGGAGCGCGCTAA
- a CDS encoding Gfo/Idh/MocA family protein, producing the protein MIRVAVVGVNHIGKIHCQAYKRHPAAELAAVCDLMAERAEAAGLLHGVPAYTDLRELLAAESIDAVVIATAGVEKGSHHFEPAMIAMEAGKAVFVEKPISNSIEEARHMVAYAKSKDVVLACNLNHRFTPAARKARELVDAGRLGSLLFLNMRLTIRNPQEDTEWLHMRALHPHSIDVMRYFAGDIRRVQSFMTKAPGRQSWSTVSVNMEFASGAVGHLTGSYDMSMRHPIEYCEVAGHEGRLVVDNVYESMTYYPHHSDELTVVRNPLFGGMKGFDDTFEQRIDCFIEELRAGVKPAHITASGADALAAQEVIEAAIQSQQHGGTPVTVPS; encoded by the coding sequence ATGATTAGAGTCGCGGTTGTCGGCGTTAACCATATCGGCAAAATCCACTGCCAAGCCTATAAGCGTCATCCGGCCGCTGAGCTTGCCGCCGTATGTGATCTCATGGCAGAGCGAGCGGAAGCAGCCGGTTTGCTGCACGGCGTCCCCGCTTATACGGACCTGCGTGAGCTGCTTGCAGCCGAGTCCATCGATGCCGTCGTTATCGCGACGGCCGGCGTCGAGAAGGGCAGTCATCACTTCGAGCCTGCCATGATCGCGATGGAAGCCGGCAAAGCCGTGTTCGTGGAGAAGCCGATTTCCAACAGCATCGAAGAAGCGCGGCATATGGTTGCTTACGCGAAGTCGAAGGATGTCGTGCTCGCCTGCAATTTGAACCACCGGTTCACGCCTGCGGCGCGCAAAGCGCGGGAGCTTGTCGATGCCGGCAGGCTCGGCTCGCTCCTCTTCCTCAACATGCGGCTGACGATCCGGAATCCGCAGGAGGATACGGAATGGCTGCATATGCGTGCGCTGCATCCGCACTCTATCGATGTCATGCGTTATTTTGCCGGGGATATCAGACGCGTGCAGTCGTTCATGACGAAGGCGCCGGGCCGTCAGTCCTGGTCGACGGTTTCGGTGAATATGGAGTTCGCCTCGGGCGCGGTCGGCCATCTGACCGGCAGTTACGACATGTCCATGCGGCATCCCATCGAATATTGCGAGGTTGCCGGGCATGAAGGCAGGCTCGTCGTGGATAACGTTTACGAGAGCATGACCTATTATCCACATCATTCCGATGAATTGACCGTGGTTCGCAATCCGCTATTCGGCGGCATGAAGGGCTTCGACGATACGTTCGAGCAGCGGATCGATTGTTTCATCGAAGAGCTCAGGGCGGGCGTGAAGCCCGCACATATTACCGCTTCTGGCGCAGACGCGCTTGCAGCCCAGGAAGTCATCGAGGCAGCCATACAGTCACAGCAGCACGGAGGCACTCCGGTTACAGTCCCTTCATAG
- the abc-f gene encoding ribosomal protection-like ABC-F family protein, giving the protein MTTLLTIRNLRKSFGDTEVLKQVSADIGARERIGLVGMNGAGKSTLANLIFGSLLPDAGQLIRHMEGMRIGYLLQSTSYTVHTFSSMLEGESGRPDNGDFLEVTSHLGLRRVKEWDDSRLSGLSGGEKTKLALAHIWTSEPNILLLDEPTNHLDFQGVDWLVDELKSFGGTTILISHDRYFLDETVDRIIELQDGVSTAFPGNYAFYRAEKERRYLSQQHQYEEQQKYEQKIEAEIARLKNWSEKAHREAGKKGKMAEMRAGVKEFYRSKAKSMDKQIKSRIHRLEKIEIEGVEKPKEESKISFGWENAGKRGRRIVEASRISKSFGDRQLIADSSFYLRRGEKVGLIGPNGSGKTTLIGMLLAQQDVDSGQLWMSPTVKAAYLTQDVSDLDEGLTVLELLQEAHEIRSDIGKARTMLAHMGFHAAMLMKPVRQLSLGERTRIKLAQLMMREQDLLILDEPTNHLDLASREQLEQTLQAYNGTLIIVSHDRYLIDSICTKLLVIEEGSIRRLESGYKDYRERARGEAANSAGKTRQMDDASEKRRNLLEQQQREEELLIVMNQMTYLLGELSKLKPTDNQYAELDEAFKQQAARKKQLLQP; this is encoded by the coding sequence TTGACAACCTTATTAACGATTCGAAATTTAAGAAAGAGCTTTGGCGACACCGAGGTGCTGAAGCAGGTAAGCGCGGATATTGGAGCAAGGGAACGAATCGGACTCGTCGGCATGAACGGTGCCGGCAAAAGCACGCTAGCGAATTTGATATTCGGTTCGCTCCTGCCGGATGCAGGGCAGCTGATCCGTCATATGGAAGGAATGCGCATCGGCTATTTGCTCCAATCGACTTCCTATACGGTCCATACCTTCAGCAGCATGCTCGAAGGAGAATCAGGCAGGCCCGACAATGGAGACTTTCTTGAAGTTACCAGCCATCTCGGCTTGCGAAGGGTGAAGGAATGGGATGACAGCCGGCTGTCCGGATTAAGCGGCGGAGAGAAAACGAAGCTTGCGCTGGCACATATTTGGACGTCTGAGCCCAACATTCTGCTGCTCGACGAACCGACCAACCATCTTGATTTTCAGGGCGTCGACTGGCTGGTCGATGAACTGAAGTCGTTCGGCGGCACGACAATTCTAATCTCGCATGACCGCTATTTCCTGGATGAGACCGTAGACCGCATCATTGAATTGCAGGACGGCGTCTCCACGGCTTTCCCCGGTAACTATGCGTTCTACCGGGCAGAGAAGGAGCGCCGCTATTTGAGCCAGCAGCACCAATACGAGGAACAGCAGAAATATGAGCAGAAGATCGAGGCGGAGATCGCACGCTTGAAGAATTGGTCGGAGAAGGCGCATCGTGAAGCAGGCAAGAAAGGGAAGATGGCCGAAATGCGCGCGGGCGTCAAGGAATTTTATCGCAGCAAGGCCAAGAGCATGGACAAACAAATCAAGTCCCGCATTCATCGTTTAGAGAAGATTGAGATTGAAGGCGTAGAGAAGCCCAAGGAAGAATCGAAGATATCCTTCGGGTGGGAAAACGCGGGCAAACGCGGGAGGCGCATTGTGGAGGCATCCCGCATCAGTAAGTCGTTCGGCGATCGGCAGCTTATCGCTGACAGCTCATTCTACCTGCGTCGAGGCGAGAAGGTGGGACTTATCGGCCCGAACGGCTCCGGCAAAACAACGCTGATCGGCATGCTGCTGGCCCAGCAGGACGTGGATAGCGGGCAGCTATGGATGAGTCCGACCGTCAAGGCGGCATATCTCACGCAGGATGTTTCCGATTTGGATGAAGGATTAACGGTACTGGAGCTGCTGCAAGAGGCGCACGAGATCCGCAGCGATATCGGCAAAGCCCGAACGATGCTCGCCCATATGGGCTTTCACGCAGCTATGCTGATGAAGCCGGTTCGTCAGCTTAGCCTGGGCGAACGAACGCGGATCAAGCTGGCGCAGCTGATGATGCGGGAGCAGGACTTGCTTATCCTCGATGAGCCGACCAACCATCTGGATTTGGCCAGCCGGGAGCAGCTGGAGCAAACGCTGCAAGCATACAACGGCACGCTCATCATTGTTTCGCATGACCGTTATTTAATCGATAGCATTTGCACGAAGCTGCTTGTTATCGAGGAAGGAAGTATCCGGCGGTTGGAAAGCGGATATAAGGATTATCGAGAACGGGCAAGGGGGGAAGCGGCGAATAGTGCTGGAAAGACGCGTCAGATGGACGATGCGTCAGAGAAGCGCCGCAACCTGCTGGAGCAGCAGCAGCGGGAAGAAGAGCTGCTGATTGTGATGAATCAGATGACGTATTTACTTGGCGAGCTCAGCAAGCTGAAGCCGACGGATAACCAGTATGCGGAGCTCGACGAGGCATTCAAGCAGCAGGCTGCCAGGAAGAAACAGCTTCTGCAGCCTTAA
- a CDS encoding NADH:flavin oxidoreductase/NADH oxidase, which produces MRQKLFSSYDLKGLHLNNRIVMAPMCQYSVTAKDGIPNEWHYIHYLSRAVGGTGLIIMEMTDIDPDGRITDFDLGLWSDEQIPAFAKIIDGVHAHNGKIGIQIAHAGRKAEDAAIPVAPSEIKFPGANYKMPRALTTGEVQNVIQQFADAARRAVTAGVDTIELHGAHGYLIHQFQSPLTNKRDDVYGQDLARFGVEVIQAVKKEMPADMPLIFRISAVEYADGGYDIDHAIELSKAYQAAGVDAFHVSSGGEGPAGERKPGNYPGYQVPFARKIREAVHLPVIAVGMLDDPALAESVIGSEDADFIAIARGLLRDPYWAAHAAVTLRHEPLSIPVQYKRGYL; this is translated from the coding sequence ATGCGTCAAAAGCTATTTTCTTCGTACGACCTGAAAGGTTTGCACCTTAATAATCGCATCGTCATGGCGCCAATGTGCCAGTATTCCGTTACGGCTAAGGATGGCATACCGAATGAATGGCATTACATTCACTACCTCAGCCGCGCAGTAGGCGGAACTGGACTCATCATCATGGAAATGACCGATATTGATCCCGACGGCCGAATTACGGATTTCGACCTAGGTTTATGGTCGGATGAGCAAATTCCTGCATTTGCCAAAATTATTGACGGCGTGCACGCACATAACGGTAAAATCGGGATTCAAATTGCGCATGCGGGACGTAAAGCGGAAGACGCGGCTATCCCCGTTGCCCCGTCCGAGATCAAATTTCCGGGAGCCAATTACAAAATGCCGCGCGCGCTGACGACCGGCGAGGTGCAAAACGTCATCCAACAATTCGCCGATGCAGCCCGTCGTGCCGTAACAGCTGGCGTAGATACAATCGAGCTTCATGGTGCCCATGGATATTTGATCCATCAATTCCAATCCCCGCTTACCAATAAACGAGATGATGTATATGGTCAGGATCTTGCCCGTTTTGGCGTAGAAGTCATTCAAGCGGTCAAAAAAGAAATGCCTGCAGACATGCCGCTAATCTTCCGCATCTCCGCTGTTGAGTATGCCGATGGCGGATACGATATTGACCATGCCATCGAACTGTCCAAAGCTTATCAAGCTGCAGGCGTGGATGCGTTCCATGTCAGTTCAGGCGGTGAAGGGCCAGCTGGAGAAAGAAAGCCGGGCAACTACCCGGGCTATCAAGTACCGTTCGCGCGCAAAATCCGCGAGGCGGTACATTTACCCGTCATTGCAGTGGGTATGCTGGATGATCCGGCACTTGCAGAATCAGTCATCGGCAGTGAGGATGCAGATTTCATCGCAATTGCCCGAGGGTTGCTGCGCGATCCATATTGGGCTGCCCATGCAGCCGTTACGCTTCGGCATGAGCCGCTCAGCATTCCTGTACAATATAAGCGCGGCTATTTATAA
- a CDS encoding YqkE family protein — translation MAKKDKHRTAAAQQPVASKEEKPATLKDLLRPDILDKLKATAQDLKSAEEKRKEDLRKQEEAARAAEQKRLDNDFEYLLNNSKIDHRSKNG, via the coding sequence ATGGCGAAGAAAGATAAACACCGCACAGCGGCTGCCCAGCAGCCCGTAGCGTCGAAAGAAGAGAAGCCCGCAACCTTGAAGGACCTGCTTCGTCCGGATATTCTGGATAAGCTCAAGGCAACGGCCCAAGATTTGAAATCCGCGGAAGAGAAGCGCAAGGAAGACCTTCGCAAGCAGGAGGAAGCGGCCCGCGCGGCAGAACAGAAACGGCTCGACAACGATTTCGAATATTTGCTGAACAACAGCAAAATCGACCATCGTTCCAAGAACGGCTGA
- a CDS encoding sulfatase: protein MKIILVSLDTLRASRLSSYGYGKRTSPHMDEIARSGVLFERAYAADIPTEVAHTGVFTGRIGLSTGVISHGSDLTELPKSVEWLPHLLRCAGFTTGAVDNLYQLKEWFARGYNYYINSVGGNRWIDGRKVNDLAMPWIEQHKDESFFLFLHYWDAHTPYLPPEAYIPEFYDSAKDPFDPANASMEPAYNHSAYPFFKHHHYDLVGKVTDTDYYDALYDAEIRYLDDCLKELDDHLAKLGIQEETMLVLFGDHGESLTEHDIYWDHCGLYEPTVHVPIIMRWPGRIPAGRRVPGLVQQADLLPTLLEAVRREAPMGIAGGQLAEPQGLDGRSLWPVIEGDDNGTHDMIYLSECAWQAARGIRSDRYKFIRTYDSGPFTRPPRELYDLWNDPAETDNLAEREPALADAMERQLNDYVSAKLVDRPDPMQEQLELRGLPFRRRIEQILSAVGLTWEGWRRNPDRNVFDQATAKEQHGVK, encoded by the coding sequence TTGAAAATCATCCTCGTCTCGCTTGACACCCTTCGGGCTTCCAGGCTGAGCAGCTACGGCTACGGCAAACGCACCAGCCCGCACATGGACGAAATCGCGCGTTCCGGCGTGCTCTTCGAGCGCGCCTATGCGGCGGATATTCCGACTGAGGTCGCGCATACGGGCGTCTTTACGGGCCGAATCGGCCTGTCCACGGGTGTCATCTCGCATGGCTCTGACCTGACGGAGCTGCCCAAATCGGTGGAATGGCTGCCGCATCTGCTGCGCTGCGCCGGCTTCACGACCGGCGCGGTCGATAATCTCTATCAGCTGAAGGAATGGTTCGCTCGCGGCTACAATTACTACATCAACAGCGTCGGCGGCAATCGCTGGATCGACGGACGTAAAGTCAACGACCTCGCCATGCCGTGGATCGAGCAGCATAAGGACGAATCGTTCTTCCTGTTCCTGCATTATTGGGACGCGCATACGCCGTATTTGCCGCCGGAAGCGTACATCCCAGAATTTTACGATTCGGCGAAGGACCCGTTCGATCCGGCAAATGCCAGTATGGAGCCCGCTTACAATCACTCGGCGTATCCGTTCTTCAAGCATCATCATTATGACTTGGTGGGCAAAGTGACGGACACGGATTATTACGACGCGCTGTATGACGCGGAGATTCGTTATTTGGACGACTGCTTGAAGGAACTGGACGATCATTTAGCGAAGCTAGGTATCCAAGAGGAAACGATGCTGGTTCTGTTCGGCGATCACGGCGAAAGCTTAACGGAGCATGACATCTATTGGGACCACTGCGGCTTATATGAGCCGACCGTCCATGTGCCGATTATTATGCGCTGGCCGGGAAGGATTCCCGCCGGGCGCAGGGTGCCGGGACTCGTGCAGCAGGCCGATCTGCTGCCAACGCTGCTGGAGGCCGTGCGGCGGGAGGCTCCGATGGGCATCGCAGGCGGACAACTGGCAGAGCCGCAGGGCCTTGACGGCCGAAGCCTGTGGCCAGTCATTGAAGGGGACGACAATGGGACGCACGATATGATTTACTTGAGCGAATGCGCTTGGCAGGCCGCCCGCGGTATACGCAGCGACCGTTACAAATTCATTCGAACTTACGATTCCGGTCCGTTTACGAGGCCGCCGCGGGAGCTGTATGATTTGTGGAACGACCCGGCGGAGACGGATAATTTGGCCGAGAGGGAGCCCGCGCTCGCGGATGCAATGGAGCGGCAGCTGAACGATTACGTGTCGGCAAAGCTCGTAGACCGGCCCGATCCCATGCAGGAACAGCTGGAGCTGCGCGGGTTGCCGTTCCGCAGACGGATCGAGCAAATTTTATCCGCTGTCGGTCTGACATGGGAAGGGTGGAGGCGTAACCCGGACCGGAACGTATTCGATCAGGCAACTGCGAAGGAACAGCATGGCGTGAAGTAA